In the genome of Magnolia sinica isolate HGM2019 chromosome 2, MsV1, whole genome shotgun sequence, one region contains:
- the LOC131230651 gene encoding uncharacterized protein LOC131230651 → MNTPSFSSYKLLPQPFHPYLPPILPFRPKRLRITASAAPNNGHDWGFGGRSVDEDMIVLRQRIHDMKMAEMNNEPPLHWMEWEKRYYTCYDSDVCEAVGLLQTVLMNTRPSLAIGTMALVALSVPTSTVMIIFYFIEFAKNICFHLS, encoded by the coding sequence ATGAAtactccttccttttcttcttataAGCTTCTTCCTCAGCCCTTCCATCCATACCTTCCTCCTATTCTTCCTTTCCGCCCTAAGAGATTGCGGATCACAGCATCAGCTGCACCAAACAACGGCCACGATTGGGGTTTTGGAGGCCGATCGGTGGATGAGGACATGATCGTCCTGCGGCAGCGTATACATGATATGAAGATGGCAGAGATGAATAACGAGCCGCCTCTCCATTGGATGGAGTGGGAGAAGAGATATTACACGTGTTACGATTCGGACGTGTGCGAAGCGGTCGGGCTATTACAGACAGTGTTGATGAATACTAGGCCAAGCTTGGCTATTGGGACGATGGCACTTGTTGCATTGAGTGTCCCGACATCGACGGTCAtgatcatattttattttattgagtttgcCAAGAACATTTGTTTTCACCTTTCATGA
- the LOC131230660 gene encoding uncharacterized protein LOC131230660, producing the protein MNILSFPSYKLLPQPFHSNLSPILPFRPKRLRITASAARNNGHDWGFGGRSVDEDMIVLRQRIHEMKMEEMNYEPPLHWMEWEKRYYTCYDSDVCEAVGLLQTLLMNTRPSLAIGTVALVALSIPTSTVMIIFHFIEFAKTICFHLL; encoded by the coding sequence ATGAAtattctttcctttccttcttatAAGCTTCTTCCTCAGCCATTTCATTCAAACCTTTCTCCTATTCTTCCTTTCCGCCCTAAGAGATTGCGGATCACAGCATCAGCTGCACGAAACAACGGCCACGATTGGGGTTTTGGAGGCCGATCGGTGGATGAGGACATGATCGTCCTGCGGCAGCGTATACATGAGATGAAGATGGAAGAGATGAATTACGAGCCGCCTCTCCATTGGATGGAGTGGGAGAAGAGATATTACACGTGTTACGATTCGGACGTGTGCGAGGCGGTCGGGCTATTGCAGACACTGTTGATGAATACCAGGCCAAGcttggctattggtacggtggcACTTGTTGCTTTGAGTATCCCCACATCAACGGTCATGATCATCTTTCATTTTATTGAGTTTGCCAAGACCATTTGTTTTCACCTTTTATGA